Proteins from a single region of Manis javanica isolate MJ-LG chromosome 5, MJ_LKY, whole genome shotgun sequence:
- the AVP gene encoding vasopressin-neurophysin 2-copeptin — translation MPDAMLPVCFLGLLAFSSACYFQNCPRGGKRAMSDLELRQCLPCGPGGKGRCFGPSICCGDELGCFVGTAEALRCQEENYLPSPCQSGQKPCGSGGRCAAAGICCNDESCVTEPECREGAGFLRRARASDRSNATQLDGPTGALLLRLVQLAGAPEPAEPAQPGVY, via the exons ATGCCTGATGCCATGCTACCCGTCTGCTTCCTCGGCCTGCTGGCCTTCAGCTCTGCTTGCTACTTCCAGAACTGCCCGAGGGGCGGCAAAAGAGCCATGTCCGACCTGGAGCTGAGACAG TGCCTCCCCTGCGGCCCCGGGGGCAAAGGGCGCTGCTTCGGGCCCAGCATCTGCTGCGGGGACGAGCTGGGCTGCTTCGTGGGCACGGCCGAGGCGCTGCGCTGCCAGGAGGAGAACTACCTGCCGTCGCCCTGCCAGTCGGGCCAGAAGCCGTGCGGGAGCGGGGGCCGCTGCGCCGCCGCCGGCATCTGCTGCAACGACG AGAGCTGCGTGACGGAGCCCGAGTGCCGGGAGGGCGCCGGCTTCCTCCGCCGCGCCCGCGCCAGCGACCGGAGCAACGCCACCCAGCTGGACGGGCCGACCGGGGCTTTGCTGCTGCGGCTGGTGCAGCTGGCGGGGGCCCCCGAGCCCGCCGAGCCAGCGCAGCCCGGCGTCTACTGA
- the UBOX5 gene encoding RING finger protein 37 isoform X1 has product MVINLCLPQFRPRIYCNKISADGYEVENLISEDLTKRSHGFRTEYFIKPPVYVTVSFPFNVEICRINIDLTGGGGQNVTGLEMYTSASSSRTSWSTSECWTPSPAEPSMLDREAFTLVGRVLLKNQSQVVFSHRGFKARPPFGPMEATLPSPAVVAQELWNKGALSLNHVAHLKICITHVTGSGIPCIKRLEVWGQPAKTCSQEVIDSVLLVASESLPQDLALQAPGLPMESDCDPRGQSEGQQAPASLQELAEVIRDVPEEFLDPITLEIMPCPMLLPSGKVIDQSTLEKCNRSEATWGRVPSDPFTGVAFTPHSQPLPHPSLKARIDHFLLQRSIPGCHLLGRAQTALAVTPSSIALPSRKRKMEQAERAPDSSLGINASCSSTTSLLVSPTTSEHMAKKMRAASELSLTHMDCSTGPVSHEQKLSQSLEIALTSTLGSMPSFTARLTRGQLQHLGSRGSSTSWRPGAGCSEQPGSILGPECASCKRVFSPYFKKEPVYQLPCGHLLCRPCLGEQQRSPPMMCTACQQPVASQDVLRVHF; this is encoded by the exons ATGGTAATAAATCTTTGTCTCCCACAGTTCAGACCAAGAATTTACTGCAACAAG ATATCAGCTGATGGTTATGAAGTGGAAAATCTCATCTCTGaagacctcacaaagagaagtcATGGTTTTAGGACAGAGTATTTCATTAAGCCACCAGTCTATGTGACAGTTTCCTTTCCCTTCAATGTGGAAATCTGTAGGATTAACATAGACCTCACAGGTGGGGGAGGCCAGAATGTCACTGGTCTGGAAATGTACACATCCGCCTCGTCCAGCAGAACATCTTGGAGTACCTCTGAGTGCTGGACCCCAAGCCCAGCTGAGCCATCCATGCTGGATAGGGAGGCGTTCACTTTGGTGGGCAGAGTCTTGCTGAAAAACCAGAGCCAAGTTGTGTTTAGCCACAGGGGCTTCAAGGCTAGACCACCTTTTGGCCCAATGGAAGCCACACTCCCTTCCCCTGCTGTTGTGGCCCAAGAGCTCTGGAATAAAGGGGCTCTCTCCCTTAACCACGTGGCCCATCTCAAGATCTGTATCACCCACGTGACAGGCAGTGGTATTCCTTGCATCAAGCGATTGGAAGTGTGGGGTCAACCAGCTAAAACCTGCTCTCAGGAGGTGATAGACAGTGTCCTGCTGGTTGCCTCAGAGAGCCTCCCTCAGGACTTGGCTCTGCAGGCCCCAGGCTTGCCCATGGAGAGTGACTGTGACCCCAGGGGCCAGTCTGAGGGCCAGCAGGCCCCCGCCAGCCTGCAGGAGCTGGCTGAGGTAATTCGGGATGTGCCTGAGGAGTTCCTGGATCCCATTACCCTGGAGATTATGCCTTGCCCCATGCTGCTGCCCTCAGGCAAGGTCATTGACCAGAGCACGCTGGAGAAGTGTAACCGCAGTGAAGCCACGTGGGGCCGAGTGCCCAGCGACCCTTTCACAGGGGTAGCCTTTACCCCACATTCCCAGCCCCTGCCTCACCCGTCTCTGAAGGCCCGGATCGACCATTTCTTGCTCCAGCGCTCCATCCCTGGCTGCCACCTGCTTGGGAGAGCACAGACTGCATTGGCAGTGACTCCTTCCTCCATTGCTCTGCCCTCTCGGAAAAGAAAGATGGAGCAGGCTGAACGTGCACCAGACAGTAGCCTTGGTATAAATGCTTCCTGTTCCTCTACCACAAGCCTTCTGGTCTCACCCACTACCTCAGAACACATGGCTAAGAAAATGAGAGCTGCCAGTGAGCTCAGTCTGACACACATGGACTGCTCAACAG GTCCAGTGTCCCATGAGCAAAAGCTGTCACAAAGCTTGGAAATTGCCTTGACATCAACCCTTGGCTCCATGCCCTCCTTCACAGCCCGGCTGACCAGGGGACAGCTCCAGCACCTCGGCTCAAGGGGGAGCAGCACTTCCTGGAGGCCAGGCGCGGGCTGCTCGG agcagcctgggagcatcCTGGGCCCCGAGTGCGCCTCCTGCAAAAGAGTGTTTTCTCCCTACTTCAAAAAGGAGCCTGTGTACCAGCTTCCCTGTGGCCACCTCCTGTGCCGGCCCTGCCTGGGTGAGCAGCAGCGCTCCCCACCCATGATGTGCACAGCCTGTCAGCAGCCAGTTGCCAGCCAGGATGTGCTGCGGGTCCACTTCTGA
- the UBOX5 gene encoding RING finger protein 37 isoform X3, with protein sequence MVINLCLPQFRPRIYCNKISADGYEVENLISEDLTKRSHGFRTEYFIKPPVYVTVSFPFNVEICRINIDLTGGGGQNVTGLEMYTSASSSRTSWSTSECWTPSPAEPSMLDREAFTLVGRVLLKNQSQVVFSHRGFKARPPFGPMEATLPSPAVVAQELWNKGALSLNHVAHLKICITHVTGSGIPCIKRLEVWGQPAKTCSQEVIDSVLLVASESLPQDLALQAPGLPMESDCDPRGQSEGQQAPASLQELAEVIRDVPEEFLDPITLEIMPCPMLLPSGKVIDQSTLEKCNRSEATWGRVPSDPFTGVAFTPHSQPLPHPSLKARIDHFLLQRSIPGCHLLGRAQTALAVTPSSIALPSRKRKMEQAERAPDSSLGINASCSSTTSLLVSPTTSEHMAKKMRAASELSLTHMDCSTEQPGSILGPECASCKRVFSPYFKKEPVYQLPCGHLLCRPCLGEQQRSPPMMCTACQQPVASQDVLRVHF encoded by the exons ATGGTAATAAATCTTTGTCTCCCACAGTTCAGACCAAGAATTTACTGCAACAAG ATATCAGCTGATGGTTATGAAGTGGAAAATCTCATCTCTGaagacctcacaaagagaagtcATGGTTTTAGGACAGAGTATTTCATTAAGCCACCAGTCTATGTGACAGTTTCCTTTCCCTTCAATGTGGAAATCTGTAGGATTAACATAGACCTCACAGGTGGGGGAGGCCAGAATGTCACTGGTCTGGAAATGTACACATCCGCCTCGTCCAGCAGAACATCTTGGAGTACCTCTGAGTGCTGGACCCCAAGCCCAGCTGAGCCATCCATGCTGGATAGGGAGGCGTTCACTTTGGTGGGCAGAGTCTTGCTGAAAAACCAGAGCCAAGTTGTGTTTAGCCACAGGGGCTTCAAGGCTAGACCACCTTTTGGCCCAATGGAAGCCACACTCCCTTCCCCTGCTGTTGTGGCCCAAGAGCTCTGGAATAAAGGGGCTCTCTCCCTTAACCACGTGGCCCATCTCAAGATCTGTATCACCCACGTGACAGGCAGTGGTATTCCTTGCATCAAGCGATTGGAAGTGTGGGGTCAACCAGCTAAAACCTGCTCTCAGGAGGTGATAGACAGTGTCCTGCTGGTTGCCTCAGAGAGCCTCCCTCAGGACTTGGCTCTGCAGGCCCCAGGCTTGCCCATGGAGAGTGACTGTGACCCCAGGGGCCAGTCTGAGGGCCAGCAGGCCCCCGCCAGCCTGCAGGAGCTGGCTGAGGTAATTCGGGATGTGCCTGAGGAGTTCCTGGATCCCATTACCCTGGAGATTATGCCTTGCCCCATGCTGCTGCCCTCAGGCAAGGTCATTGACCAGAGCACGCTGGAGAAGTGTAACCGCAGTGAAGCCACGTGGGGCCGAGTGCCCAGCGACCCTTTCACAGGGGTAGCCTTTACCCCACATTCCCAGCCCCTGCCTCACCCGTCTCTGAAGGCCCGGATCGACCATTTCTTGCTCCAGCGCTCCATCCCTGGCTGCCACCTGCTTGGGAGAGCACAGACTGCATTGGCAGTGACTCCTTCCTCCATTGCTCTGCCCTCTCGGAAAAGAAAGATGGAGCAGGCTGAACGTGCACCAGACAGTAGCCTTGGTATAAATGCTTCCTGTTCCTCTACCACAAGCCTTCTGGTCTCACCCACTACCTCAGAACACATGGCTAAGAAAATGAGAGCTGCCAGTGAGCTCAGTCTGACACACATGGACTGCTCAACAG agcagcctgggagcatcCTGGGCCCCGAGTGCGCCTCCTGCAAAAGAGTGTTTTCTCCCTACTTCAAAAAGGAGCCTGTGTACCAGCTTCCCTGTGGCCACCTCCTGTGCCGGCCCTGCCTGGGTGAGCAGCAGCGCTCCCCACCCATGATGTGCACAGCCTGTCAGCAGCCAGTTGCCAGCCAGGATGTGCTGCGGGTCCACTTCTGA
- the UBOX5 gene encoding RING finger protein 37 isoform X2, translated as MVINLCLPQFRPRIYCNKISADGYEVENLISEDLTKRSHGFRTEYFIKPPVYVTVSFPFNVEICRINIDLTGGGGQNVTGLEMYTSASSSRTSWSTSECWTPSPAEPSMLDREAFTLVGRVLLKNQSQVVFSHRGFKARPPFGPMEATLPSPAVVAQELWNKGALSLNHVAHLKICITHVTGSGIPCIKRLEVWGQPAKTCSQEVIDSVLLVASESLPQDLALQAPGLPMESDCDPRGQSEGQQAPASLQELAEVIRDVPEEFLDPITLEIMPCPMLLPSGKVIDQSTLEKCNRSEATWGRVPSDPFTGVAFTPHSQPLPHPSLKARIDHFLLQRSIPGCHLLGRAQTALAVTPSSIALPSRKRKMEQAERAPDSSLGINASCSSTTSLLVSPTTSEHMAKKMRAASELSLTHMDCSTGPVSHEQKLSQSLEIALTSTLGSMPSFTARLTRGQLQHLGSRGSSTSWRPGAGCSAWEHPGPRVRLLQKSVFSLLQKGACVPASLWPPPVPALPG; from the exons ATGGTAATAAATCTTTGTCTCCCACAGTTCAGACCAAGAATTTACTGCAACAAG ATATCAGCTGATGGTTATGAAGTGGAAAATCTCATCTCTGaagacctcacaaagagaagtcATGGTTTTAGGACAGAGTATTTCATTAAGCCACCAGTCTATGTGACAGTTTCCTTTCCCTTCAATGTGGAAATCTGTAGGATTAACATAGACCTCACAGGTGGGGGAGGCCAGAATGTCACTGGTCTGGAAATGTACACATCCGCCTCGTCCAGCAGAACATCTTGGAGTACCTCTGAGTGCTGGACCCCAAGCCCAGCTGAGCCATCCATGCTGGATAGGGAGGCGTTCACTTTGGTGGGCAGAGTCTTGCTGAAAAACCAGAGCCAAGTTGTGTTTAGCCACAGGGGCTTCAAGGCTAGACCACCTTTTGGCCCAATGGAAGCCACACTCCCTTCCCCTGCTGTTGTGGCCCAAGAGCTCTGGAATAAAGGGGCTCTCTCCCTTAACCACGTGGCCCATCTCAAGATCTGTATCACCCACGTGACAGGCAGTGGTATTCCTTGCATCAAGCGATTGGAAGTGTGGGGTCAACCAGCTAAAACCTGCTCTCAGGAGGTGATAGACAGTGTCCTGCTGGTTGCCTCAGAGAGCCTCCCTCAGGACTTGGCTCTGCAGGCCCCAGGCTTGCCCATGGAGAGTGACTGTGACCCCAGGGGCCAGTCTGAGGGCCAGCAGGCCCCCGCCAGCCTGCAGGAGCTGGCTGAGGTAATTCGGGATGTGCCTGAGGAGTTCCTGGATCCCATTACCCTGGAGATTATGCCTTGCCCCATGCTGCTGCCCTCAGGCAAGGTCATTGACCAGAGCACGCTGGAGAAGTGTAACCGCAGTGAAGCCACGTGGGGCCGAGTGCCCAGCGACCCTTTCACAGGGGTAGCCTTTACCCCACATTCCCAGCCCCTGCCTCACCCGTCTCTGAAGGCCCGGATCGACCATTTCTTGCTCCAGCGCTCCATCCCTGGCTGCCACCTGCTTGGGAGAGCACAGACTGCATTGGCAGTGACTCCTTCCTCCATTGCTCTGCCCTCTCGGAAAAGAAAGATGGAGCAGGCTGAACGTGCACCAGACAGTAGCCTTGGTATAAATGCTTCCTGTTCCTCTACCACAAGCCTTCTGGTCTCACCCACTACCTCAGAACACATGGCTAAGAAAATGAGAGCTGCCAGTGAGCTCAGTCTGACACACATGGACTGCTCAACAG GTCCAGTGTCCCATGAGCAAAAGCTGTCACAAAGCTTGGAAATTGCCTTGACATCAACCCTTGGCTCCATGCCCTCCTTCACAGCCCGGCTGACCAGGGGACAGCTCCAGCACCTCGGCTCAAGGGGGAGCAGCACTTCCTGGAGGCCAGGCGCGGGCTGCTCGG cctgggagcatcCTGGGCCCCGAGTGCGCCTCCTGCAAAAGAGTGTTTTCTCCCTACTTCAAAAAGGAGCCTGTGTACCAGCTTCCCTGTGGCCACCTCCTGTGCCGGCCCTGCCTGGGTGA